A region of Sugiyamaella lignohabitans strain CBS 10342 chromosome A, complete sequence DNA encodes the following proteins:
- a CDS encoding chitin synthase 6 (Fungal Genetics Stock Center 12450; Fungal Genetics Stock Center 12449), which translates to MDNFSWGNTRIVVEENAGKRKLKVDPNEVFDPRSVPLESWQSYANRNNLPGEERRIVFDDRKGRVINNVEYTDYGYDMQDLSARKSVMFDAATETRSTRPFSQFSMDINRVGTPTTAVGGEARSLRLSLAPTELLDDQAQFDEHREVQVRETIKTVLRGADLDTMTKRQLRQKVEDILGMDFVGNKVAAVDRLIDEELESMENEESEIPEHPPADLISTAPENEVVKDGPPSPNIP; encoded by the coding sequence ATGGATAACTTCTCATGGGGTAACACCCGTATTGTCGTCGAAGAGAATGCTGGAAAGAGAAAACTCAAGGTTGACCCTAATGAGGTATTTGATCCACGAAGTGTTCCATTAGAATCATGGCAGTCTTATGCCAATAGAAACAACTTACCTGgcgaagaaagaagaattgTGTTTGATGACCGCAAGGGACGTGTCATCAATAATGTTGAATATACCGACTACGGGTATGACATGCAAGACCTGTCTGCCCGAAAGAGTGTCATGTTTGACGCAGCTACTGAGACTAGATCTACTAGACCATTCTCTCAATTTAGCATGGACATTAACAGAGTGGGCACTCCGacaactgctgttggtggtgaagcTAGAAGCTTGCGACTATCATTAGCACCTACAGAACTTTTGGATGACCAAGCTCAATTTGATGAGCATCGCGAAGTTCAAGTTCGGGAAACAATCAAGACGGTCTTGAGAGGTGCTGATCTTGACACTATGACCAAAAGACAACTTCGACAAAAGGTTGAGGACATTCTTGGAATGGACTTCGTTGGCAATAAGGTGGCTGCTGTGGATAGACTAATAGACGAAGAGCTTGAGAGCATGGAGAATGAAGAGTCAGAAATACCAGAACACCCACCAGCAGATTTAATTTCTACTGCCCCAGAAAATGAGGTCGTTAAAGATGGACCTCCCTCACCTAACATTCCATAG
- the CHS3 gene encoding chitin synthase CHS3 (Chitin synthase III; catalyzes the transfer of N-acetylglucosamine (GlcNAc) to chitin; required for synthesis of the majority of cell wall chitin, the chitin ring during bud emergence, and spore wall chitosan; contains overlapping di-leucine and di-acidic signals that mediate, respectively, intracellular trafficking by AP-1 and trafficking to plasma membrane by exomer complex; requires AP-3 complex for its intracellular retention; GO_component: GO:0005935 - cellular bud neck [Evidence IDA] [PMID 15470103]; GO_component: GO:0005935 - cellular bud neck [Evidence IDA] [PMID 8909536]; GO_component: GO:0045009 - chitosome [Evidence IDA] [PMID 8970154]; GO_component: GO:0005737 - cytoplasm [Evidence IDA] [PMID 9008706]; GO_component: GO:0000131 - incipient cellular bud site [Evidence IDA] [PMID 15470103]; GO_component: GO:0000131 - incipient cellular bud site [Evidence IDA] [PMID 9008706]; GO_component: GO:0016021 - integral component of membrane [Evidence IEA]; GO_component: GO:0016021 - integral component of membrane [Evidence ISM] [PMID 12192589]; GO_component: GO:0043332 - mating projection tip [Evidence IDA] [PMID 19053807]; GO_component: GO:0016020 - membrane [Evidence IEA,IEA]; GO_component: GO:0005628 - prospore membrane [Evidence IDA] [PMID 15755916]; GO_function: GO:0004100 - chitin synthase activity [Evidence IEA]; GO_function: GO:0004100 - chitin synthase activity [Evidence IMP] [PMID 9760183]; GO_function: GO:0016740 - transferase activity [Evidence IEA]; GO_function: GO:0016757 - transferase activity, transferring glycosyl groups [Evidence IEA]; GO_function: GO:0016758 - transferase activity, transferring hexosyl groups [Evidence IEA]; GO_process: GO:0030476 - ascospore wall assembly [Evidence IMP] [PMID 1293886]; GO_process: GO:0034221 - fungal-type cell wall chitin biosynthetic process [Evidence TAS] [PMID 7565410]) codes for MTALTPQNLSTRFHDGLGVKFELNARGDIVSTRILVPENPFSSLDQLLNLPSKESNRVFDVFYHLLLNESSETRGTYLSLKSSPDQYDLLKKSGTYKLPDWVNFSDDYALAKDWSDALRQCGFKASTLRGVLSTLSGILLLGNRDPNDIAEGASLIGIDPKTQSRYAPRELIVSSYIALVKNVVSELNAFLAKLDKPNDNNENEVVSVVTIAECADDHRKDVLRNVFDNSIGINQELFDDGLSIPKSPVAVTRAIQKMSTQTTNNSVTRTVAMIPNFEDILDSSLSYLSSRKPSISPDEEESAFEIADLIARNRIWVALNLTSCGDAAGLAADRWSSSVVSAQVREFFVTEWAQKRRQIDFTADFEPYEFIERYSALLPPNITFSDLEHWAIHDKRWGHNDFAKGSKRIWISESVWRDLELGLDGLSGNSPYVNDSTDTFGQSYPSDEYVASNPFDQTERLLPMQNVDHGYNNGSHDMTGYNKELNRAPQYQQTPGGDMDPSDDELDDADFDNDYGLKERGGDIEHNTAGRITKIEKMTTERRVWVFFVWLFTFWIPSPFLKYIMRMKRPEIRMAWREKLLLCFIIFLINAGIIFYMIFLGKFVCSDYDKVWNSKEIATHQGENDFYVSIHGNVYDLTKFYKIQHSDSSIQTTPSRMLEFAGQDLSDYFPPPLTVACPALVTDVSISLSYNETKSPISSGLHNSGAYLVPANNTALHKYTWYNSVFQPKIKNYYKGRVVAKRNDLLKTAQANNQYTFILNNQIYDVTNYFLTTAIYPDNDPVTKPWNFFSDTVVNMFVNGQGQDITEQFNGDQLDALTRQNTLQCLNNAFRAGEVDFRDSVRCQVANVILLVFAGILTSVTLVKFLASIRFGSKRVPSPQDKFVLCQIPIYTESETDFRLAVDSLTNLKYDNRRKLLLLVCDGMIVGAGNDKPTPNIVLDMLGVDERVNPPALAYESIGEGANQLNFAKVYSGLYENEGNVVPFIVVVKVGRPQETSKPGNRGKRDSQIMIMRFLNKVHYQKPMSPLELELFHHMTNIIGVDPELYEYIFMVDADTSVAEDSLTRLVSACANDSRIAGICGETGLQNEEKSWTTMIQVYEYFISHHLTKQFESLFGSVTCLPGCFSLYRLKTAKKYAPLFISNEVIRDYSIINVDTLHKKNLFSLGEDRYLTTLMSKYFPKMKYSFIPDAYCQTAAPEDFSVLLSQRRRWINSTVHNLMELLRLNTMCGFGFFSMRGVVFIDLIG; via the coding sequence ATGACAGCGTTGACTCCACAAAATCTCTCAACGCGTTTCCATGACGGTCTGGGAGTCAAGTTCGAGCTAAATGCACGAGGTGATATCGTTAGCACTCGAATCCTTGTCCCAGAAAACCCGTTTAGTTCGCTAGACCAGCTGCTGAATCTACCGTCTAAGGAATCAAATAGAGTGTTTGATGTGTTTTACCACTTGCTCTTAAACGAGTCGTCTGAGACCAGAGGCACATATTTATCACTCAAAAGTTCGCCAGATCAGTATGATCTGCTTAAGAAATCAGGAACATATAAACTGCCAGACTGGGTTAACTTTTCCGATGACTATGCTCTGGCCAAGGACTGGAGCGATGCGTTAAGACAATGTGGATTCAAAGCGTCGACTTTGCGGGGCGTTTTGTCGACTTTGTCTGGTATCCTGCTGCTAGGTAACAGAGATCCAAATGATATCGCTGAAGGAGCTTCGTTAATTGGCATCGATCCTAAGACCCAGTCACGATACGCTCCTAGAGAACTTATCGTGTCTTCTTATATTGCATTGGTTAAGAATGTTGTTTCTGAGCTCAATGCCTTCCTGGCCAAGTTGGATAAGCCTAATGACAATAATGAGAATGAGGTTGTTTCGGTCGTTACTATTGCCGAATGTGCAGATGACCATCGAAAGGACGTTTTGAGAAATGTTTTCGACAACTCGATCGGTATTAATCAGGAGCTATTCGACGATGGTCTTAGCATCCCCAAATCTCCAGTGGCCGTCACCCGAGCTATTCAAAAAATGTCCACACAGACTACAAATAACTCAGTGACAAGGACAGTGGCTATGATTCCTAATTTTGAAGATATTCTCGATTCTTCATTATCTTATTTATCGTCGCGAAAACCATCGATCTCGcctgatgaagaggaaagTGCATTTGAAATAGCTGATCTCATTGCTCGTAACCGAATATGGGTGGCCCTTAATCTGACGTCATGtggtgatgctgctggattggctgctgatagGTGGTCGAGTTCTGTGGTGTCTGCTCAAGTGCGAGAATTCTTTGTCACCGAGTGGGCACAGAAGCGTCGTCAAATCGATTTTACTGCCGATTTCGAGCCCTACGAGTTTATCGAGAGATATTCGGCGTTACTGCCACCTAATATTACTTTCAGTGACCTTGAGCACTGGGCAATTCATGATAAACGATGGGGTCATAATGATTTCGCCAAGGGTTCCAAGCGAATTTGGATTTCCGAAAGCGTATGGCGCGACCTGGAACTCGGATTAGATGGCTTGTCAGGAAATTCTCCTTATGTCAATGATTCTACTGATACATTTGGGCAGTCGTATCCCAGTGATGAGTATGTTGCATCTAATCCATTTGACCAAACTGAGAGACTATTGCCCATGCAGAACGTCGACCATGGATATAATAATGGTAGTCATGACATGACCGGATACAACAAGGAACTAAATCGCGCACCACAAtaccagcaaactcctggAGGTGATATGGACCCGTCTGATGACGAACTAGACGATGCCGATTTTGATAACGACTATGGATTAAAAGAACGTGGTGGCGACATTGAGCATAACACGGCTGGTAGAATCACCAAGATCGAGAAAATGACAACCGAACGAAGAGTATGGGTTTTCTTTGTTTGGCTCTTTACTTTTTGGATCCCATCTCCATTTTTGAAGTACATTATGAGAATGAAACGTCCAGAGATTCGTATGGCCTGGAGAGAAAAGCTGCTACTCTGTTTCATTATCTTTCTCATCAATGCAGGTATTATCTTCTACATGATTTTCCTTGGAAAATTCGTGTGTTCTGACTATGATAAAGTTTGGAATAGTAAAGAGATTGCTACTCACCAGGGAGAAAATGATTTCTATGTCTCTATTCATGGTAATGTGTACGACTTGACCAAGTTTTACAAGATTCAACACTCTGACAGCTCTATTCAAACAACCCCCAGTCGCATGCTCGAATTTGCTGGTCAGGACTTATCTGATTACTTCCCTCCTCCTCTAACTGTAGCATGTCCAGCCCTTGTCACCGACGTTAGTATCTCACTGTCTTACAATGAAACGAAGTCACCCATCTCTAGTGGTTTGCACAATAGCGGAGCTTACCTGGTTCCTGCGAATAACACTGCTCTCCATAAATATACTTGGTACAACTCAGTATTTCAGCCCAAGATCAAGAACTACTACAAGGGTCGGGTTGTTGCGAAGAGAAACGATCTTCTCAAAACTGCTCAGGCGAATAACCAGTATACATTCATTCTCAACAATCAAATTTACGATGTAACCAACTATTTCTTGACAACAGCTATCTATCCGGATAATGATCCAGTCACAAAGCCTTGGAACTTTTTCAGTGACACTGTTGTTAACATGTTTGTTAACGGACAAGGACAAGACATCACTGAACAGTTTAATGGCGACCAGTTGGATGCTTTGACAAGACAAAACACTTTGCAGTGTCTTAACAATGCATTCCGTGCTGGTGAAGTCGATTTCAGAGATTCAGTACGTTGTCAAGTTGCCAATGTTATTTTGCTAGTATTCGCCGGTATTCTTACAAGTGTAACTCTTGTCAAATTCTTGGCTTCCATTCGATTCGGAAGTAAACGTGTTCCATCACCCCAGGATAAGTTTGTTCTCTGTCAAATTCCTATTTATACAGAAAGTGAAACCGATTTCAGACTGGCTGTTGATTCTTTAACAAACCTGAAGTACGACAACAGACGTaagttgctgttgctcGTTTGTGATGGTATGATTGTGGGTGCTGGTAACGACAAGCCAACTCCTAATATTGTCCTCGATATGCTCGGAGTAGATGAAAGGGTCAACCCTCCTGCTTTGGCCTATGAGAGTATTGGAGAAGGTGCCAACCAGCTGAACTTTGCTAAAGTCTATTCAGGACTGTATGAGAATGAAGGGAATGTTGTTCCGTTTATCGTCGTTGTTAAGGTAGGAAGACCACAAGAGACAAGCAAGCCTGGTAACAGAGGTAAGCGTGATTCCCAAATTATGATCATGAGATTCCTTAACAAAGTGCACTATCAGAAGCCCATGTCACCacttgagcttgagctgTTCCATCACATGACAAATATTATCGGTGTTGACCCTGAATTGTatgaatatattttcatgGTGGATGCCGATACATCTGTGGCTGAGGATTCCTTAACAAGACTTGTATCTGCTTGTGCAAATGACAGTCGCATTGCTGGAATCTGTGGTGAGACCGGATTGCAGAATGAGGAGAAGAGTTGGACAACAATGATTCAAGTTTACGAATATTTCATTTCACATCATCTTACTAAGCAATTTGAAAGTCTTTTCGGAAGTGTTACCTGTTTACCTGGTTGTTTCTCTTTGTATAGACTGAAGACAGCCAAGAAGTATGCTCCACTGTTTATTTCCAACGAAGTTATTAGGGACTATTCTATCATCAATGTTGATACTTTACACAAGAAGAATCTTTTCTCACTTGGTGAAGATCGTTACTTGACTACGCTGATGTCCAAATATTTCCCCAAGATGAAGTATTCTTTCATCCCAGATGCATACTGTCAGACCGCTGCTCCAGAAGACTTTTCTGTTTTACTTTCCCAAAGACGTAGATGGATTAACTCTACAGTACATAACTTGATGGAGTTGCTGAGATTAAATACCATGTGTGGTTTCGGCTTTTTCAGTATGAGAGGTGTCGTGTTTATCGACCTGATTGGGTAA